The genomic window CTCGAGCGCCTGCCGATCGCGGACGATGCCTGCGACGCCGCGCTCATGCTGCTCGCTCTCACCCAGGTGGACGCGCCGGAGCTCGCGGTCGCCGAGATGGCGCGCATCGTCAAGCCGGGGGGGCGCGCGGTGATCGTGGACCTGTTGCGCCACGACCGCGAGGATTTCCGCCGCCAGATGGGCCAGAAGCGCTCCGGCTTCGCGCCCGAAGATCTCACCCGCCTCCTCGCCGCGTCGGGCTTCGACGCGGTCCATTGCTCTGCCCTGCCTCCGGAACCGGAGGCGCGGGGCCCGGCGCTGCTGCTCGCGAGCGGCACCCGGGTCCGATCCGGAATTTCACCCCAACGCAGGAAGAAAGGAAGCGCATCATGACCGTCTCGACCGACAAAGCGTCCATCACCAGCCTCGATTTCCGGGTGGCCGATCTCGCCCTCGCCGACTGGGGCCGCAACGAAATCCGTCTCGCCGAGCAGGAGATGCCCGGCCTGATGGCGGTGCGCAAGGAGTACGCCGCGAGCCGCCCGCTCGCCGGCCAGCGCATCATGGGCTCGCTCCACATGACGATCCAGACCGCGGTGCTGATCGAGACGCTCTCCGCGCTCGGCGCCGACGTGCGCTGGGTGTCGTGCAACATCTTCTCGACCCAGGACCACGCCGCGGCGGCGATCGCCGTCGGCCCGGAGGGGACGCCCGAGAATCCGCGCGGCATCCCCGTCTTCGCCTACAAGGGTGAGTCGCTCGAAGAGTACTGGGACTTCACCTCGCGAGCGCTCGACTTCGGCCAGGGCCTCGGACCGACGCTGATCGTCGACGACGGCGGCGACGCGACGCTGCTCATCCACAAGGGCGTTGAGTTCGAGAAGGCCGGCGCCGTTCCGGCCGCGACCGCGGCCGACAGCGAAGAGTACGCCTTCGTTCTCGCCCTGCTCGCCCGGGTGCAGAAGGAGGACCCGAAGCGCTGGAGCCGGATCGCTCCGGCCATTCTGGGCGTCTCCGAGGAGACGACGACCGGCGTCCACCGCCTCTACGAGATGGAGAACGCGGGCACACTGCTCTTCCCGGCGATCAACGTCAACGACTCGGTGACCAAGTCGAAGTTCGACAACCTCTACGGCTGCCGCCACTCGCTCACCGACGGCATCCTCCGCGCCTCGGACGTCATGCTCGCCGGCAAGGTCGCCGTCGTCTGCGGCTACGGCGAGGTCGGCAAGGGCTGCGCCCAGGCGTTGAAGGGCCAGGGCGCCCGCGTCATCGTCACCGAGATCGATCCGATCTGCGCGTTGCAGGCTGCGATGGAGGGCTACGAAGTGACGACGCTCGAGGAGACGCTGGCGACCGCCGACATCTTCATCACCGCGACCGGCAACTTCGACATCATCACCATCGAGCACATGGCGAAGATGAAGGACAAGGCGATCGTCGGCAACATCGGCCACTTCGAC from Thermoanaerobaculia bacterium includes these protein-coding regions:
- a CDS encoding adenosylhomocysteinase; this translates as MTVSTDKASITSLDFRVADLALADWGRNEIRLAEQEMPGLMAVRKEYAASRPLAGQRIMGSLHMTIQTAVLIETLSALGADVRWVSCNIFSTQDHAAAAIAVGPEGTPENPRGIPVFAYKGESLEEYWDFTSRALDFGQGLGPTLIVDDGGDATLLIHKGVEFEKAGAVPAATAADSEEYAFVLALLARVQKEDPKRWSRIAPAILGVSEETTTGVHRLYEMENAGTLLFPAINVNDSVTKSKFDNLYGCRHSLTDGILRASDVMLAGKVAVVCGYGEVGKGCAQALKGQGARVIVTEIDPICALQAAMEGYEVTTLEETLATADIFITATGNFDIITIEHMAKMKDKAIVGNIGHFDNEIDMAGLKNFAGIERVNIKPQYDEWRFPDGHAVMILAEGRLLNLGCATGHPSFVMSCSFANQVLAQLDLARNAGKYENKVFLLPKKLDEKVARLHLEKLGVKLTQLTPKQAAYIGVDVDGPFKPERYRY